The following proteins are co-located in the Apium graveolens cultivar Ventura chromosome 5, ASM990537v1, whole genome shotgun sequence genome:
- the LOC141724007 gene encoding ribosomal RNA small subunit methyltransferase, whose amino-acid sequence MAGGKFKKEKGSSSSSRSQPYQGGIQFHKSKGQHILKNPLLIDSIVQKSGIKPTDIILEIGPGTGNLTKKLLEAGKSVIAVELDPRMVLELQRRFQGTPFSNRLKIIQGDVLKVELPYFDICVANIPYQISAPLTDKLLKHRPVFRCAVIMFQREFAMRLVAQPGDALYCRLSVNTQLFARVFHLLKVGKNNFRPPPKVESSVVRIEPRKPLPQMNFKEWDGLIRICFNRKNKTIGSIFKQKSVLSVLEKNYRTLQALRLSENGSLEDIEMPVDVPILAETGEDLSMEVDDGDDGDDEEMEVEDVDPKRSDFKDKVIGVLKQGGYEEKRSSKLAQADFMHLLSLFNKAGIHFS is encoded by the exons ATGGCAGGCGGCAAGTTCAAGAAAGAAAAGGGTTCCTCATCATCATCAAGAAGCCAGCCATATCAAGGAGGCATTCAATTTCACAAATCAAAGGGTCAACACATTTTAAAAAACCCACTTTTAATTGACTCTATTGTTCAAAAATCAGGTATTAAACCAACTGATATCATTCTTGAAATTGGTCCTGGTACTGGTAATCTCACCAAGAAGCTTCTCGAAGCTGGTAAATCTGTTATTGCTGTTGAACTTGATCCTCGTATGGTTCTTGAATTGCAACGCAGGTTTCAAGGAACCCCTTTTTCTAATCGTCTCAAG ATTATCCAAGGTGATGTGCTTAAGGTTGAACTTCCCTACTTTGATATTTGTGTGGCAAACATTCCTTATCAGATCTCTGCACCTCTGACTGATAAATTATTGAAGCACCGACCAGTTTTCCGATGTGCGGTTATAATGTTTCAGAGGGAGTTTGCCATGCGATTAGTTGCTCAGCCAGGTGATGCACTTTATTGTCGCCTCTCGGTAAACACTCAACTTTTTGCTCGTGTATTTCATTTATTAAAGGTTGGGAAGAATAACTTTAGGCCTCCACCTAAAGTTGAGTCTTCAGTTGTTAGGATTGAACCAAGGAAACCACTTCCTCAAATGAATTTTAAGGAATGGGATGGGTTGATTAGAATTTGTTTTAATAGAAAGAACAAGACTATTGGTTCTATTTTTAAACAGAAGAGTGTGCTCTCTGTTCTGGAGAAGAACTACAGAACATTGCAAGCATTAAGATTGTCAGAAAACGGATCATTAGAGGATATAGAAATGCCGGTAGATGTCCCAATTTTAGCAGAGACTGGTGAAGACCTGAGTATGGAGGTTGATGATGGAGACGATGGAGATGACGAGGAGATGGAGGTAGAAGATGTGGATCCGAAACGGTCTGATTTTAAGGATAAAGTTATTGGTGTGTTGAAGCAAGGAGGTTACGAAGAGAAAAGATCTTCCAAGCTTGCACAAGCAGATTTTATGCATCTCCTTTCTCTGTTTAACAAGGCAGGAATTCACTTTTCATGA
- the LOC141724008 gene encoding peptide chain release factor PrfB2, chloroplastic isoform X1 has protein sequence MLSLFLKRSFRRLVSSSFSVHFQNPSFKFQSHHFCNSHLINTNQASGYNSLLKKFSGSILFSVHPLKISSFCKSERFFGSEAAVELSSSDGLTVEGIISNQWPIVEKSVSDWKSHASSIAQSIHLIKKRLKWKQLEGRLAILSAQLSKPDLWDDPIHAGKVNREHGSLVNKVKAIKVYEQELFEHIDMIKLAREENDPNMESESMNALEIMRKSIKEKELEALLAGEHDPFSCFIEVQAGAGGTESMDWASMVMQMYKMWAQHRGYGVTVVDEMPGEMAGIKRATIKVDGEYAFGYAKAEVGVHRLVRISPFDSAKRRHTSFAAVAVIPILGDGATTRFQINESDLRVERMRAGGAGGQHVNTTESAVRITHIPTGISASCQNERSQHQNKASAMSVLQSRLDQLEIVRQAQANSQHTQSLNDISWGNQIRSYVLHPYRMVKDMRTNYEVSDPDSVLEGDIDAFIFSFLSASMDKDEDDQ, from the exons ATGTTATCGCTCTTTCTCAAAAGATCATTTAGAAGATTAGTATCATCATCTTTTTCAGTTCATTTTCAAAACCCTAGTTTTAAATTCCAATCTCATCATTTCTGCAATTCACATCTTATAAACACAAATCAAGCTTCTGGGTATAATTCTTTATTGAAAAAATTTAGTGGGTCAATTTTATTTTCTGTTCATCCCTTAAAGATTTCATCTTTTTGTAAAAGTGAGCGTTTTTTTGGGTCTGAGGCAGCTGTTGAGCTCTCAAGCTCTGATGGGCTTACAGTTGAAGGAATTATTTCTAATCAATGGCCTATTGTTGAAAAGAGTGTGAGTGATTGGAAAAGCCATGCTTCTTCGATTGCTCAGTCCATTCATCTTATCAAGAAAAGATTGAAG TGGAAGCAACTAGAAGGTCGATTGGCAATATTATCTGCGCAGCTAAGTAAACCAGACTTGTGGGATGATCCTATCCATGCAGGGAAAGTAAACCGTGAGCATGGTTCACTTGTAAATAAAGTTAAGGCCATAAAGGTGTATGAGCAGGAACTGTTTGAGCATATTGATATGATAAAGCTTGCTCGTGAAGAGAATGATCCAAATATGGAATCG GAGTCCATGAATGCATTAGAAATTATGAGAAAAAGTATAAAAGAGAAAGAGCTGGAAGCATTATTAGCTGGGGAGCATGATCCTTTTTCTTGTTTCATAGAG GTTCAGGCTGGTGCTGGTGGTACTGAGAGCATGGACTGGGCATCAATGGTCATGCAGATGTACAAAATGTGGGCTCAACATCGGGGATATGGAGTTACAGTTGTAGATGAAATGCCGGGTGAGATGGCAGGAATCAAG CGAGCAACAATTAAAGTGGATGGTGAATATGCATTTGGGTATGCAAAAGCAGAAGTAGGAGTGCACCGATTGGTTCGTATATCTCCATTTGATAGTGCGAAACGCAGACATACTTCATTTGCTGCTGTTGCTGTGATTCCAATCCTCGGTGATGGAGCTACTACCCGCTTCCAAATTAATGAATCTGATCTCCGTGTAGAGCGAATGCGAGCTGGGGGTGCAGGCGGTCAGCACGTTAACACAACTGAAAGTGCTGTGAGGATAACACACATTCCTACTGGAATCAGTGCCTCGTGTCAAAATGAAAG GTCACAGCATCAAAACAAAGCTTCTGCGATGTCTGTCCTTCAGTCTCGCTTAGATCAACTTGAGATAGTTCGTCAGGCTCAAGCTaattcacaacacacacaatcTCTAAATGACATAAGTTGGGGCAACCAAATTCGCTCTTATGTTCTGCAT CCGTACCGCATGGTCAAGGATATGCGCACTAACTATGAAGTTTCAGACCCCGACTCTGTTCTTGAAGGTGATATAGATGCCTTTATCTTCAGCTTTTTGTctgcttcaatggataaagatgAAGATGACCAGTAA
- the LOC141724008 gene encoding peptide chain release factor PrfB2, chloroplastic isoform X2, translated as MLSLFLKRSFRRLVSSSFSVHFQNPSFKFQSHHFCNSHLINTNQASGYNSLLKKFSGSILFSVHPLKISSFCKSERFFGSEAAVELSSSDGLTVEGIISNQWPIVEKSVSDWKSHASSIAQSIHLIKKRLKWKQLEGRLAILSAQLSKPDLWDDPIHAGKVNREHGSLVNKVKAIKVYEQELFEHIDMIKLAREENDPNMESESMNALEIMRKSIKEKELEALLAGEHDPFSCFIEVQAGAGGTESMDWASMVMQMYKMWAQHRGYGVTVVDEMPGEMAGIKRATIKVDGEYAFGYAKAEVGVHRLVRISPFDSAKRRHTSFAAVAVIPILGDGATTRFQINESDLRVERMRAGGAGGQHVNTTESAVRITHIPTGISASCQNER; from the exons ATGTTATCGCTCTTTCTCAAAAGATCATTTAGAAGATTAGTATCATCATCTTTTTCAGTTCATTTTCAAAACCCTAGTTTTAAATTCCAATCTCATCATTTCTGCAATTCACATCTTATAAACACAAATCAAGCTTCTGGGTATAATTCTTTATTGAAAAAATTTAGTGGGTCAATTTTATTTTCTGTTCATCCCTTAAAGATTTCATCTTTTTGTAAAAGTGAGCGTTTTTTTGGGTCTGAGGCAGCTGTTGAGCTCTCAAGCTCTGATGGGCTTACAGTTGAAGGAATTATTTCTAATCAATGGCCTATTGTTGAAAAGAGTGTGAGTGATTGGAAAAGCCATGCTTCTTCGATTGCTCAGTCCATTCATCTTATCAAGAAAAGATTGAAG TGGAAGCAACTAGAAGGTCGATTGGCAATATTATCTGCGCAGCTAAGTAAACCAGACTTGTGGGATGATCCTATCCATGCAGGGAAAGTAAACCGTGAGCATGGTTCACTTGTAAATAAAGTTAAGGCCATAAAGGTGTATGAGCAGGAACTGTTTGAGCATATTGATATGATAAAGCTTGCTCGTGAAGAGAATGATCCAAATATGGAATCG GAGTCCATGAATGCATTAGAAATTATGAGAAAAAGTATAAAAGAGAAAGAGCTGGAAGCATTATTAGCTGGGGAGCATGATCCTTTTTCTTGTTTCATAGAG GTTCAGGCTGGTGCTGGTGGTACTGAGAGCATGGACTGGGCATCAATGGTCATGCAGATGTACAAAATGTGGGCTCAACATCGGGGATATGGAGTTACAGTTGTAGATGAAATGCCGGGTGAGATGGCAGGAATCAAG CGAGCAACAATTAAAGTGGATGGTGAATATGCATTTGGGTATGCAAAAGCAGAAGTAGGAGTGCACCGATTGGTTCGTATATCTCCATTTGATAGTGCGAAACGCAGACATACTTCATTTGCTGCTGTTGCTGTGATTCCAATCCTCGGTGATGGAGCTACTACCCGCTTCCAAATTAATGAATCTGATCTCCGTGTAGAGCGAATGCGAGCTGGGGGTGCAGGCGGTCAGCACGTTAACACAACTGAAAGTGCTGTGAGGATAACACACATTCCTACTGGAATCAGTGCCTCGTGTCAAAATGAAAG GTGA